A genomic segment from Phragmites australis chromosome 6, lpPhrAust1.1, whole genome shotgun sequence encodes:
- the LOC133921785 gene encoding enhancer of rudimentary homolog, with protein sequence MAGRHTIILMQPSQNRASRTFMDYNSINHALDGICGLYERKIRDINPMVPNITYDISDLYNFIDGLADISALVYDHSIQAFLPYDRQWIKQKLFQHLKKLAQR encoded by the exons ATG GCTGGGAGGCACACCATTATTCTGATGCAACCATCCCAGAACAGGGCTTCTAGAACATTTATGGACTATAATTCAATTAACCATGCATTGGATG GAATCTGTGGGCTTTATGAAAGGAAAATCAGGGATATCAACCCAATGGTCCCTAATATAACCTATGATATCAGTGACTTGTATAACTTCATTGACGGCCTAGCTGACATAAGTGCACTAGT TTATGATCACTCGATTCAGGCATTTCTGCCATATGATCGACAGTGGATAAAGCAAAAGTTGTTTCAACACCTGAAGAAGCTGGCTCAGCGGTAG